The genomic window AGGGCGAGGCAGTGGAAGGTCTCTGGATTCCGTATTGACCGGCGGATGCACAAGCTGTCAAGTGCGCCTGGATACGGTCGCGTCATGACTGTCCTCGACGAACTCGGCGCCGCCAGATACGTCCTGCTGACGACGTTCCGCCGCGACGGCCGCGCGGTGCCGACAGCAGTCTGGATCCTGCCCGCTCCCGGCGGCGAGCTGGCGATCTGGACCGGCGAGGACACCGGCAAACTCAAACGGATCCGCCGCGATCACCGGGTCACGCTGGCGCCGTGCACCGTCCGGGGCCGCGTTCTGGGCGAGACTGTGCCGGCGACCGCCCGGATCGGCGACCGCGAACAGACACGCTGGGCGGCCGGGCGGATCCCGCGTAAGTACGGCTTGATCGGCTTGTCGGTCTTCCTCGGGAGCCTGTTGAGGAACCGCCGGATCGGGGGCGTCGCGGTCTTCCTGACCCTCGCCGACGGCCGGCGATGACCGCATCCCGGCTGCTATCCGCTCCCGGTGAGCCTCTTCGCCAGGCCGTCGAGCTGATCGCGCATGTGCGGAGGCCCACCGCCCTGGAAGGAACCGAGTACCTCGCTGGCCCGGTCGAAAGCCTCTCGGGCCCCGGCCTCGTCACCGAGGGTGATCAGCAGCTCGGACAGGCTGCGGAACGCCTGGAAGTGGTAGGGACCCTGGCCCACCGAGCGGGCCGCGTCGGCGGCCCGGCGCAGCTCGGCCACCGCGTCGTCGGTGCGGCCGAGGCCGACGAGGTTGTGCGCGATGGAGACCCGGATCATGGCTTCCTCGTGCCGGCGGCCGACCCGCAGGTTGATCCCCAGGGCCTGCTGCAGCACCCGGGCCGCCTCCTCGTGCTGGCCGAGCCGGTCCAGCGAGCGGCCCTTGCAGTCCAGGCTGCGCATCAGCGACGTCTCGTTGCCGGCCGCCCGGCACAGCGTCACCGCCGTCTCGGCGCTCTCCAGGGCCCGTTTGTGCTCACCGAGCGAGTGGTTCACGGCGTGCACGTTGATGTGGGTGAGCGCCTGTTCGAGGAGCATCCCGTTCTCGACGAACACTTCCAGGGCCGCGGCGAGCAGTGCGAGCGACTCCTCGTTGGCGCCGAAGAACCAGCGGGCCCCGGCCAGGCTGCGCAGCACGTGCGCCTCGCCGATCACGTCACCGCTGCCGCGGGTGGCCCGCAGCGCGAACCACATGACGTCGTCCCAGTCCTGGAAGTAGCCGTACCACTCGAAGTACTGCTGCATGGTGATCGCCAGCTGCCACGGGACGATGCCGTACCCGAGATCGGCGGCGATCCCGACGGTCTCCTTGAGGACCGCCCGGTGCCGGGCGAACCAGGCGATGGCCTCCTGGTAGGTCCGCGGCTGCTCGGGCAGCACGCCGGGCAGTGCGGGATCGGGCCGGATCGGCGTGCGGTTCGGGGCGAACACCACCTGCGCGTTGAAGCTGCTGTGCAGGTAGTACTGCAGCAGCCGGGTGACCGCGGCACGCTGATCAGCCTCGGTGTCGACAGTGCGGAAGAGCTCTTCCGCGTACGCCCGGACCAGCACGTGCGCGGTGAAGCAGCCGCTGTCCTGTTCGTTCACCAGCGCGGCCTCGGCCAGTTCCTCCAGGGCGGCCCGGGTCCCGGCGGGGTCGGCGCCGGTCAGGCTGACGCAGGCCTCGGCGGTGATGCCGGCGGTCGGCGCCTGCGACAGCAGCCGGAACAGCCGGGCCGCGGCCGGGCCGAGCTGGCGATAGGACCAGGAGAAAGCGGTCCGCGGACCGGTCACGCCACGGCCCTCCGGAAACGCCGCCAGCCGTCGCGCGCCGTCGCGCAGCTCGGCGGCGACGGTGGCCATCGACAGTTGCGGGCGCACCCCGAGCCGCGCCGCCAGGACGGCCAGGGCCAGCGGCAGACGGCCGCACAGTTCGATGATCTCGTCGAGAACCGCGTCGCCGCCGCCGAGGTCGCGCAGCCCGGCGAGCCGGGTGGTGAGCAGTCGGCGGGCGTCCTGCAGGTCCGGCAGGTGGGCCCGGTGCAGGCTGGCCCCGTCGGAGACGGCCAGGCCGACCAGCGGCCGGCGGCTGGTGATCAGCACCAGGCTGTCCGCCGAGTTCGGCAGCAGCGGCCGGACCTGTGCGGCGTCGCGGGCGTCGTCGAGAAGCACCAGGAAACGTTTGCCGGCGGTGCGGCTGCGGTACGCCCCGACCAGGGCGTCGAAGGTGTCCGGCACGTCGGCACCGTGCAGGCCCAGGGCGTAGAGCAGGGTGCGCAGCGCGTCGGCGGCCGGGACGCTGCCGTCCTCGTCCTCGTAACCGCGCAGGTCGAGGTAGAGCTGGCCGTCGGTGAAACCGGCGGCGACCTGGTGGGCGAAGTGGGCCACTATCGTCGACTTACCGACACCGCCCATGCCGTCCACGGCGACCACCATGGGGCTGGTCCGGCGGCCGTCGCGCATGGCGTTCAAGTGGTCGTGCAGCACGGTCATCTCGTGCGAGCGGCCGACGAACAGCGGCTGGTCCGGCGGCAGCTGCGCCGGGCGCACCACCGGGACGGACCGGCCTTGCGCTGTGGGCGGGCCGGGGTCGGCGGGCGGCGGCGCGCCACCTTGGGTGAGCACCCGCTGCTGGGCGTCCTGCAGTTCGCGGCCGGGGTCGATGCCGAGTTCGTCGGCGAGCCGTTCCCGCACGATGCGGTAAGCGTCCAGGGCCTCGACCTGGTGCCCGGCCGCGGCCAGCGTGTCCACCAGCGCGGCATGCACCGGCTCGTGCAACCGGCCGATCCTGGCGGCCAGTCGCAACGGCGCGAGCACCCGGGACGGATGGCCGGTGCGCCCGGCGATGCCGGCGGCCGCGACCACGGCGTCGTAGAACTCGCCGTCGATGCCGGCGAAGGTCGCCGAGGCGGCGGCGCTCTCGGCCAGGTTCGCCCCCGCGGCGCCCTGGCACAGGCGCAGGGCCCGGGTGTAATCGTCGAGCGCGGCGTCGAGCCGGCCCCGGGCCTGCTCGTCCTTCGCGCGCACGACCAGCCGGCGGAACGCGACCAGGTCCAGGGTCTCCGGCCCGGCGCTGAAGCGGTACCCGTTGTCGTGGCGCGTCAGGTAGGCGCCGGGTGCGCGCGGCGTCAGCCCGGGTTCCAACAGCCGGCGTAGGACGCCGATGTATTTGTGGATGACGTTCACCGCACTGGCCGGCGGGTCGGCTCCCCACATCAGGTCGATCAGGGCGGCCATACCGATCGGCCGGCCTTCTTGGGCGATCAGCAGCGCCAGCAGGCATCGCTGCTGGTGAGGGCCGGCATCAAGCTCGATGTCGCCTCGCCAGAGGCGTAACGGGCCCATGATCTGCAGGCGGATCGCATCAGCGGCTGTCAATCGATTTTCCTTCTGGTTCGGGACGGGTCATGACCGTAGTGACAACCAGTGGAAGAGTTCTTGACGCTGACTGAACGCCGTGCACACCCCATTGCCAGAGACAGATCATTTCCGGTACGACCGGAGTGAGCGCCCGTCAGCCGCGGGAGTCGCGCAGGTCGTCCAGCATCCGCTCGGCCTGCCCGGCGAACAGGTGTGCCGCACGCCCGGCCGACAGTGCCCGGGCTCGCTCGGCCGCGGCCCGGACCACGTCGGCGGGTTCGCCGCGAGCCTGCAGCAGCCGGGCGCGCATCAGCAGGAGCAGCCCCTCGGAGTGGCGTTCACCGTGGGTGCGCATCTCGCGATCGGCGTGGTCGAGCGCGACGGCGGCCGACCGGGTGTCGCCGGCCTTCAGGTACAGGCCGGCCAGCACGGCCAGCCAGGTGGTGTACGAAGAGCGCGGCGGGTCGAGCAGGTTGGCGGACACCAGCCGGTCCAGTTCGGCCGCGGCCGCCGCCGGGGCCCGGCCGATCATGCCCAGTCCCCAGCAGCGGGCCAGCCGGGCGTAGGTGCCGAGGAAGACGAACGACAGGCCGGGGTCGACGGCGATGCTGCGGTCCGCGATCCGCAGCGCCCACTGCGGGTCTTCGGCCAGTGCTGCCGCGATGACCGCGAACGACGCCCAGAACGTCACCGCGTACCGGTTGTCGCCCGCTTCGGCCTCCATCGTGTCGAACAGGTCCCGCGCCCGCGCGACGTCGCCGTGCAGGGTGGTCATCAGCGCGAGCATGCCGGCGGCGAGCAGTCGCAGGTCGCGTAGCAGCGGAAGGTCCTGCTTCAGCACCCGGTCCTCGGCCGCCGCCTCGGTGCACCGGGTCAGATGGCGGAACGCCTCGCCGATGTCGCCGGACTCCCACCGGTGAATGCCCCAGGCGAGCAGGCCGTAGACCCGTACCACCGGATCGCCGGACGTCTCGCCCTGCTGGCGCAGCCGCTGCGCCAGCGGGCCACTCCGGTCGACCTCGGCACCCTCGGACAGCCCGGTGAACCGGGTGAACAGGAAACTCGTGGCCTCCCGCTCGCGGCCCAGCTCACGGGCCAGGGTCTCGGCTCGTTCGAGGATCTCCGGCGGCGACCCGACGTATCCCTCCAGCATGCCCAGGACCAGGACGAGCTGCGACAGCGCGGCCAGTTCGGACTCCGCGATCCGGGCTTCCCGGGCCAGCCGCGCGGCCATCCGCAGCTGCTGCTCCGCGGTCTCGAAGGCCGACTTGCCGGTGGCCCGGTGGGCCGCGCGGACCAGCGCCGTGACGGTACGACCCGGGTCGGCGAGCGGGCCGGCCGCCCACAGATGGTGGGCGAGCCGCTCGGCCGCCGCCTCACCAGCCGGGACGGTGGACTCCAGCGCGTCGGCGATGTGCAGATGCAACTGGGGCACCAGACGCTGCGGGGTGCTCGCGGCGATCGACTCGCGGACCAGGTCGTGGGCGAAACGGACGGCGAACGGGTTGTCCGGAGCGGCCCCGAGCAGGCCCAGGGACTCCACCGGTTCGAGGTGGTCGAGGGCCGCCTGCACGTCCGTACCCGCGGCGCGCGCCAGCAGGTCGACGTCGGTCTCACGGCCGAACAACGCCGCGACCTGCAGTAACCGGCGCGCCTGGTCGCTCAGCCCGGCGATGCGGTCCTGCACGACGTCGCGGACCGTGGACGGCACGCCGGGCCGGGCGGTGGCCTCGTCGGTGAGCGTGGCACCGCCGACGGTCAGCAGCCGGGACAGTTCCCGGACGAAGAACGGATTCCCGGCGGTACGGGCGTGGATACCACGGGCCACTGCGGGCGACGGTCTACGGCCGGTCTCCCGGCGTACCAGCTCGCTCACGTCGCCCTGACCGAGAGGGCCGAGCCTGATCCGGCGGTGCCCGGCCGCCCGGCTGGCGGCGGCGAGCACCCGGGTCAGCTCGGGGCTGGGCACCGGCGCGTGGGTGCGCACCGCGCCGACCAGTGCCACGCCCGCCGGAAGCCGTGCCGCGAGGTGCCCGAACAGGTGCAACGAGGTCACGTCGGCCCAGTGCAGGTCGTCCAGGATCAGCAGCAGCGGGCGCTGGGCGGCGGCCCGGGCGGCGAGGTCGGCGACCTGCTCGAACAGGCGGAACTGTGCGCCGCCGACAGCTGGTGGCGGCGTCTCTCGGGCGGTCCCGCCGAGCGCCAGCAGCCGGTCGAGCTCACCGGCCGGCTGGTCCCCGCGGTGGGCCTCGGGCCGGGCCGCGAGGATCGCGCCGATCACCTGGATCCACGGCCACATCGACGGGGTGCCGTCACCCTCCATGCACTGGCCCCACACCACCAGCACGCCGCGCTGGCCGGCTTCGGCGGCGCCCTCCTCCACCAGGCGGGTCTTACCGGCACCGGGTTCACCCTCCACGATGACCATCCCGCTGCCGTGACTGATCGCCGGTTCGATCCCGGCCCGCAGCACGGCGAGTTCGGTGGCCCGCCCGACCAGGCCGCCGGGATCGGCGGGCGGGTCGCCTGCGGGATCCGCCGGGGCCGCGCCGAGCACTTTCTGGTACGCGGCCCGCAGGGCCGGTCCCGGGTCGATGCCGAGTTCGTCGGCGAGCCGGGCGCGGACCCGGCCGGCGAGCGCGAGCGCCTCGTCCGGGCGGCCGGACGCGCCGAGGGCGACGACGAGGGCGGCCTGCAGCGGCTCGTTGAGCGGTGCGAGGGAGGCGGCCAGCCGCAGCGGCCGCAGTATCTGCTGGGGACGGCCGAGCGTCACGGCGAGGTCGGCGGCGGCGATGCAGGCGACGAAGAACTCCTCGTCGAGAGCCGCGAAGATCGGTTGCGCGGCCGAGTCGTCGCCGGTCCCGCCGCCGGCCGGGCCGCGCCAGAGCCGCAGGGCAGCCGCGTACGCGTCGAGGGCCGTCTCGCGGGAGGCCGCCTCCGCCGCCGCGATACGCCGGCGGAACACGACCAGGTCGAGGACGCCGTGGTCGTCGACGAAGACGTAGCCGTTGCCGTGGCGGCGCAGGTAGGAGCTGGCGCCACGGGTGGCCGCCGCCGGTTCGAACAGCCGCCGCAGGGCACCGATGTGTTTCTGGATCACGTTGACGGCGCTGGGTGGGGCGTCGTCGGCCCACATCAGGTCGATCAGCTCGCTGACGCTGACCGGCCGTCCGGCCCGGGCCAGAAGTACGGACAGCAGGAACGCCTGCTGTGGCGGACCCGGATCGACGGTGACGTCGCCGCGCCGGACGCGCAGCGAGCCCAGGATGTGCAACCGGAGCTCGCCGCCGGATGCGACCTGATCCGGCGCTGTCACTCTGATCACTCCTGACGAGCCGCTGATGTTGCTCGATCGGGCATCGTTCCCGATCGGCCGGATACTACAGGGAACCCCGCACACCGCGTTCCTGTGCGGGTTCCTCGACATGCCCTTTCGGGCAGATCGGAGTGGCCGCCTCGTGCCCCTTCCCCGGCCTGTCCAGCCGGGCGGAAGTCGAAAGTCAGTCACGCGCCCGATCCTTGGTGGCGCGGGCGGGTCGGGAAGTCAGGAGTCGAACGATGTCGGTAACCGGAACGCCCGAGCGGATCCCGGTCACCGTGCACGGCGACGACCCGCTGGTGCTCGCGGGGTTGACCCACCATCTCCGGGCGAGCCCGCTGATCGAGGTGCGCAATCCCATGGGCGCCGGCCAGGGCCCGACGGGCGTCGCCGTCACCGCCGTCACCGCCGTCGCTGTCCTCGCTACCGAGCGCATCGAGGAGCCGGTGCTGGGTGCGCTGAGCCGTACCGGCCCGGTGGTCCTGGTGGTGCCCCGGCTCAGCGAGTCCGAGCTGCTGACCGTGCTGGACAGCGGTGTCGCGGCCGTCCTCTACCGGCACGAGGTGACGGCCGGGAGCCTGCGCGACGCGGTCCGCACGGCGGCGCGGCACGGCCGGGAACTGCCGAACGCCGCCGTCGGTCAGCTCATCGACACCGTGCTGCGGCTGCGGCGCGAGTCAGCCACCCCGGCCGAGGACATCCGGCCGCCGCGCGGACGCGAACTCGACGTGCTGCGCCTGCTAGCCGACGGCCTGGAGACCCGGGAGATCGCCCAGCTACTCGACTGCTCCGAACGCACCGTCAAGAACGTGCTGCACGGTGTCACGGCCCGCTTCCGGCTGCGGAACCGTACCCACGCGGTCGCGTACGCGCTACGCGCCGGATATCTGTAGCCGGTCAGCCGACTCCACCAGGCCGCACGTATTCTCGGCCCGCTGCGGCTGCGACGTGACGGATCTGGACACGACCCACCCGCGAACCGCTACAGCACCAGTCGCCGGCGAACTCAGCCGGACAGCCCGGCCACCGCCTCGCGGATCAGGTCTTGGGTGAACCGCACCACGAACGGGTTGCCGGGCACCGGCGCGAGCAGACCGAGCGCCGCCACCGGCTCCAGACAGTCCAGGCACGACTGCACGCCGATGCCGGCCTCCCCGGCGAGCAGCCGCAGGTCGATGTCGCGGCCGGCAAGAGCAGCGATCTGCAGCAGACCGCGAACGTTGTCGTCAAGCCCGGCCATCCGGTCGCGGACGACATCGCGCACGGTGGCCGGCACCCCGGCCCGGGCCGCGGCTTCCCGGGTGAGCACGCCGGTCTCGGCCAAATGCCGGGACAGTTCCAAGACGAGAAAGGCATTACCGGCGGTACGGGCGTAGATGTCGCGAACCACGTCACGAGTCCCGTCACGGGCCACCTCATGAGTAGGGTCGTGGCCGGTCTCGCGGCGCACCAGCTCGGCGACATCCTCCGGGGTGAGCGGCCCGAGCCGGATCCGGCGGTGCCCGGGCGCACGGCCCGCCACCGCGAGCACCCGGGTCAAGGCCGGGCTGGGCAGCGGCGCGACCGTGCGCAGCGCGCCGATCAGGACGGTACCGCGCGGCGGCCGGGTGACCAGGTGTGCCAGCAGTTCGAGGGACGTGACGTCGGCCCAGTGCAGATCGTCGAGGACCAGCACGCACGGCCGCTGCGCCGACAACTCGGCAACCAGCCCGGTGACACCCTCGAAGAGCCGGAACCTGGTGTCGTTCTCCAGCACCGTCCCGGCCGGAACGCCGTCGCCCGCCTCCATCAGGCTGCCGATCTCCCCGCCGAGCCACTTCTCGCGTGCGTCCACCGGCAGGCCGGTCAGCATCGTCCCGACGGCCTGCACCCACGGCATGCCGTCGCCTTCCCGGCATCGACCCCAGACCACCCGCACGCCGCGTCGCCGAGCCCCGGCGACGGCCTCCTCGATGAGGCGGGTCTTGCCAGCGCCCGGCTCGCCCTCGATGAACACCAGCCCGGAGCCACCACCCACCGCAGCGCCGATCGCCCGCCGCAGCTCCGCATTCTCCTGAACCCGCCCGACCAGCCCGACCCGCCCGGCGGCAGCGGCCGATGGGACGGTCGCAGACGGCGGGTCAGCCGCGGACGGAGGGTCAGCCGGGGGTCGCGAAACTGCCTTCAGAGGCGGGCCGAGCGCAGCTGGCGCACTGACTGGCTCTCGCCGCCACAGGGTCTGCCGCAGCACCCGCTGATGCGCGGCCCGCAGTTTCGGGCCAGGACCGATACCCAGCTCAGCGGCAAGCCGGGACTGGACCGCGTCGAATGTCGCGAGGGCTTCGGCCTGGCGGCCGACGGCCGCGAGTGCGGTGACGAGGCCGGCGTGCACCGGCTCGTGCAGCGGGTCCATCGCCGTGGCCAGCCGCAGTGCGGCCAGAACTTCCTGCGGCCGGTCGAGGGCCACCGCGAGGTCGGCTGCCTCGACGGCGGCGCCAAGGAACTCTCCGTCGAGCGCGGCGAAGGCCGGGATCCCGGCGGCGCTGTGCCGCATGCCCTTCGCGGCCGGCCCGGACCACAGGCTCAAAGCCTTGGCGTAGGCGTCGAGCGCCGCACCACCACAGGCCTTGGCGTAGGCGTCGAGCGCCACACCACCGTGGGTTGAGCGGGCCGTGGTGACGAGTTGGCGGAACGCGACGACGTCGGCTACCTCGCCGTCACCGGCGAACAGGTAGCCGGTGCCGCGCCGTTGCACGTAGGACCCGGTTCCACGTGGGGGCACCGACGGCTCCAGGAGTCGGCGCAGACCGCCGACGTGCTTCTGGATCAGGTTCACCGCGCTGGGCGGGACGTCGGTCTCCCAGATCAGGTCGACGAGTTCGCTCGTGGTGACCACCTGGCCGGCGTGTGCCAGCAGCAGAGCGAGCAGGTAGGCCTGCTGACGCGGACCGGCGTCCACCTCGACGTGGTCGTGCCAGACACGCAGCGGGCCGAGGACCTGCACGTAGACCATGCTTCCCATCCCCGAGACGCCCTGAGTTGCGGGACGCCATAGTGGCACGGGCCGGCACCCGGCCGGGAATCCGTGTGGCCCCACCGCGTCGTCAGCGAAACGGCCTTGCCGATCAGTCGAGGGCGATCAGTCGAGGGCCGGCAGCGAAGCCTTGCCCTTGTCGGCGATCACGAACGGCGTGTCGATGTCGGCGGTGCCCTCGCCGATGGTCACCGCGGCGACGCCGACGCCGGTGCCGGCGATCTCGCCGGTCGGATCCTGGATGATGAATGTGTCCGCGCCGGTCCGGATCGTGTAGGTGGGCTTGCCGTTCGACTCGCCGGTCTGCCGGAACCGGAAGATCTGGTCGCCGGCCGTGGCGTCGCAGCCGGCCGTCACCACAGTGCCGGGCCTGCCGCCGGCGCCGAGTTTCGCCGACACGCACAGCGCCTCGCCGCCGGCGCGCAGCTTGCCGGTGCGGATCTGGAACGTGTCGCCGCCGCGTGTGACCGGTGTGAGCACGAACAGCTCGTTGTCGCCGAACGCCCCGGACAGGCCGATCTTGCCGTCGTTGACGACACCGAGGGTGGCCTCACTGTTCTTCGGCAACAGGTAGACCTGGCGGGTGCCGCTGAACACGTCGCTGCCGGCACCACCACCGGCCGCAGTGGTGGTCGCTGTGGAGGCAGGGCGCGACGCGGGACTGGTGGTAACGGCGGCGGTCGTCGGCTCGGCGGCCGGAGCCGGCCACGCCGACGACGATGCCGGAATCTCCGCGAGCGACGGCGCCGCCGCCGGAGCGGGATCGCCCGTGCCGCTGTTGCAGGCGGAGGTCAGCAACAGACCGGCGAGGACCGCGGTGGCTGCGGGAACGCGAGCGGAGGAAAGCACAACGGACTCCTAAGGCAAAGGTATGTGCCGAAGTGTTTCCGCGGGGTCCGGGCCGCGACCAGCGGTGGAGGCGAACCGGTGACAAAGAGGCAGTCGCCGTGGGCCATTCCGCGCAACGGCGTGATGACTGCGGGCGAGCCGGTGGTTCACTCCTTGTTCGCAGCGGACACGTCGACGCAGACGATCCCCTGGTTGCCGTCCTGGTCGGCGATCACGGTGAGCGAGGGCGCGTTGCTGTCGTCGACGACGGTCCCGCCCGCGGCGACGGCTGCGGCGATCCGCTGCCCGGCCACTTCGGGCGCCACATAGACCTCGATGTGGAACCGCTGAACCGGCTCCTCGGCGTCCCCGAACCACAGGTTCGGCACCCGCCCGGTGGTGTCCCGGATCTCGTCGCCGGGTGACCCGTGTCCCTGGGCCTCGAGGTTCCCAGTCAGCAGGGCGGCCCACACCGGGGCGATGGTCGCGGAGTGGGCCGTGTCGAGACCGAGTTCGATCATGCTGACCGAGGCCGGGTCGGCGGCGGCCCCCTGGCCGGCGGCGATCTCGGTGATCCGCCGCGCGAGGTCGACGTCCTGCTGGGTCACCCACTGGAGAATGTGCTCGGTGCCTTCGTCGTCGCGATGGACGGCGTCGTCGGTGACCAGCTTGAGATCGACGAACCCTTTACCGATCGACACGTGCGGGTGATGGCCGAGCACATCACCCGCCTCGCCCACTGCGGCGACGAACCGTGCACCGGCGCCGAAGTCGTCGACCAGATAACGGGCATGCAGTCCCTGGGCCAGCTTGCGCCAGTCGGTCAGGTCGGCCCCGGCGATCTTCTCACCCGTCAGCATGTCCATGCACGAGGACCCTAGCCCGGATTCAGCCGCAGCGCGCGCTTCCCGCCCCTGGTCACCCGGCCCGCCCGAGGGCTACGGCTGGGATCGGTTACGCCAGGTGGGGCTGTCGAAGTAGTGGTTGTCGAACTGTTCGGAGGACGCGCCGATCTCGCTCGGTTCGGCCTCACCGCGGTAGACCCGTTCCAGCAGCCGGTAGTAGTCGAATCGGGCGATGCCGGGAGTGAACGTGACGAGGATGTCGGCATGTGCGCCGGGGACCGGCGCGAAGGCGTGCGGCAGTCTCGGGGGAATCACCAGGAGATCACCCTGCTCCAGGGTGCGGATCTCCTCGCCGGCCAGGACCAGCAACGTGCCGTCGAGAACGAAGAACGTCTCGGTCGTCTTCGTGTGGAAGTGTGGCGGCGCACCGGGCGAGCCCGGCTTGAGCAGGGACCGGTTCACGGTCAGCGCGCCGCCGGTGGCGTCCGCGTCGGCGAGTAGCGTGATGAGACTGGTGGCCCCGTCGGCGAGGGTCTCCGCGTCGGCCGCCGTGATGTGCAGGGGGGACTGATCGACGGACATCAGGTTCTTTCCTTTCTCGTACGCATCAAGGAACGGTCGCGAAATGCCGGACGGGGCCGACCGGTCAGCCGGTGACCTCGAAGGTGCCGGCCAGGTCCGCGGTGCTGCTGCCGCCGATCCAGAGGTCGAAGGTGGAGGCGTCCAGGACCGGACCGCGACTGACCGGGTGCCAGTATCGGCGATGCTCGGGACCGATGGTGAACCGTACCCGCCGGGTGTCGTTCGCCGGAATTATCACCCGCTGGAACGCTTTGAGCTCACGGGCCGGCCGGGAAGCGCCGCCGTGGCGCTGGTGCAGGTAGAGCTGGACCACCTCGGGCACCTCGCGGCCGGCGTCGTTGGTGACCTGGACGGTGACGGTCACGGTGCCGTCCAGGCCGATGGTGGTCTGGTCGACGGTGAGGTCGTGGTAGCTGATCCGGCCGTATCCGAGGCCGTGACCGAAAGCGAACAGCGGGGTGCTCGGCTCGTTGAAGTAGCGGCGGCCCTGGTTGTCCGGGTCGTGCGAGCGGGTGTGCGAGTGGATCATCGGGATCTGCCCGATGGTGCGGGGCCAGGTGAACGGCAGTCGCCCGCTGGGTGAGACGGCACCGAAGAGCAGATCGGCGACGGCGTTGCCGCCCTGGGTGCCGGGGTACCAGATGTCCAGGATGGCCGGGACGTTCTCGGCGGCCCAGCGCAGGTCGAGGGGCCGCCCGTTCATGATCAGCGCGACGGTCGGGGTGCCGGTGGCGACGACCGCCTGCAACAGGTCGAGTTGGCGGCCGGGCAGGTCCAGCGACGAGCGCGAGGCGGTCTCCCCGATCATGTTCTGCCACTCCCCCACCACGACGACGGCGACGTCCGCGGCGGTGGCGATGCGGATCGCGCGGGCGAACTCGGCGTCCGTGTCGAAGCCCGCCGGGTCGG from Actinoplanes derwentensis includes these protein-coding regions:
- a CDS encoding PPOX class F420-dependent oxidoreductase, with amino-acid sequence MTVLDELGAARYVLLTTFRRDGRAVPTAVWILPAPGGELAIWTGEDTGKLKRIRRDHRVTLAPCTVRGRVLGETVPATARIGDREQTRWAAGRIPRKYGLIGLSVFLGSLLRNRRIGGVAVFLTLADGRR
- a CDS encoding AfsR/SARP family transcriptional regulator: MTAADAIRLQIMGPLRLWRGDIELDAGPHQQRCLLALLIAQEGRPIGMAALIDLMWGADPPASAVNVIHKYIGVLRRLLEPGLTPRAPGAYLTRHDNGYRFSAGPETLDLVAFRRLVVRAKDEQARGRLDAALDDYTRALRLCQGAAGANLAESAAASATFAGIDGEFYDAVVAAAGIAGRTGHPSRVLAPLRLAARIGRLHEPVHAALVDTLAAAGHQVEALDAYRIVRERLADELGIDPGRELQDAQQRVLTQGGAPPPADPGPPTAQGRSVPVVRPAQLPPDQPLFVGRSHEMTVLHDHLNAMRDGRRTSPMVVAVDGMGGVGKSTIVAHFAHQVAAGFTDGQLYLDLRGYEDEDGSVPAADALRTLLYALGLHGADVPDTFDALVGAYRSRTAGKRFLVLLDDARDAAQVRPLLPNSADSLVLITSRRPLVGLAVSDGASLHRAHLPDLQDARRLLTTRLAGLRDLGGGDAVLDEIIELCGRLPLALAVLAARLGVRPQLSMATVAAELRDGARRLAAFPEGRGVTGPRTAFSWSYRQLGPAAARLFRLLSQAPTAGITAEACVSLTGADPAGTRAALEELAEAALVNEQDSGCFTAHVLVRAYAEELFRTVDTEADQRAAVTRLLQYYLHSSFNAQVVFAPNRTPIRPDPALPGVLPEQPRTYQEAIAWFARHRAVLKETVGIAADLGYGIVPWQLAITMQQYFEWYGYFQDWDDVMWFALRATRGSGDVIGEAHVLRSLAGARWFFGANEESLALLAAALEVFVENGMLLEQALTHINVHAVNHSLGEHKRALESAETAVTLCRAAGNETSLMRSLDCKGRSLDRLGQHEEAARVLQQALGINLRVGRRHEEAMIRVSIAHNLVGLGRTDDAVAELRRAADAARSVGQGPYHFQAFRSLSELLITLGDEAGAREAFDRASEVLGSFQGGGPPHMRDQLDGLAKRLTGSG
- a CDS encoding ATP-binding protein; amino-acid sequence: MTAPDQVASGGELRLHILGSLRVRRGDVTVDPGPPQQAFLLSVLLARAGRPVSVSELIDLMWADDAPPSAVNVIQKHIGALRRLFEPAAATRGASSYLRRHGNGYVFVDDHGVLDLVVFRRRIAAAEAASRETALDAYAAALRLWRGPAGGGTGDDSAAQPIFAALDEEFFVACIAAADLAVTLGRPQQILRPLRLAASLAPLNEPLQAALVVALGASGRPDEALALAGRVRARLADELGIDPGPALRAAYQKVLGAAPADPAGDPPADPGGLVGRATELAVLRAGIEPAISHGSGMVIVEGEPGAGKTRLVEEGAAEAGQRGVLVVWGQCMEGDGTPSMWPWIQVIGAILAARPEAHRGDQPAGELDRLLALGGTARETPPPAVGGAQFRLFEQVADLAARAAAQRPLLLILDDLHWADVTSLHLFGHLAARLPAGVALVGAVRTHAPVPSPELTRVLAAASRAAGHRRIRLGPLGQGDVSELVRRETGRRPSPAVARGIHARTAGNPFFVRELSRLLTVGGATLTDEATARPGVPSTVRDVVQDRIAGLSDQARRLLQVAALFGRETDVDLLARAAGTDVQAALDHLEPVESLGLLGAAPDNPFAVRFAHDLVRESIAASTPQRLVPQLHLHIADALESTVPAGEAAAERLAHHLWAAGPLADPGRTVTALVRAAHRATGKSAFETAEQQLRMAARLAREARIAESELAALSQLVLVLGMLEGYVGSPPEILERAETLARELGREREATSFLFTRFTGLSEGAEVDRSGPLAQRLRQQGETSGDPVVRVYGLLAWGIHRWESGDIGEAFRHLTRCTEAAAEDRVLKQDLPLLRDLRLLAAGMLALMTTLHGDVARARDLFDTMEAEAGDNRYAVTFWASFAVIAAALAEDPQWALRIADRSIAVDPGLSFVFLGTYARLARCWGLGMIGRAPAAAAAELDRLVSANLLDPPRSSYTTWLAVLAGLYLKAGDTRSAAVALDHADREMRTHGERHSEGLLLLMRARLLQARGEPADVVRAAAERARALSAGRAAHLFAGQAERMLDDLRDSRG
- a CDS encoding helix-turn-helix transcriptional regulator, producing MSVTGTPERIPVTVHGDDPLVLAGLTHHLRASPLIEVRNPMGAGQGPTGVAVTAVTAVAVLATERIEEPVLGALSRTGPVVLVVPRLSESELLTVLDSGVAAVLYRHEVTAGSLRDAVRTAARHGRELPNAAVGQLIDTVLRLRRESATPAEDIRPPRGRELDVLRLLADGLETREIAQLLDCSERTVKNVLHGVTARFRLRNRTHAVAYALRAGYL